From the Mobula birostris isolate sMobBir1 chromosome 22, sMobBir1.hap1, whole genome shotgun sequence genome, the window TTCAGCGCTTGTGGGTACTGAGAACTGTGGGATACATAGCATTCACTCCTCACCTGTTTGGATAAATTGACATTTGTgcagagacggggggggggggggcggaggtgggggaggtgggggaggttgAGGTGTGGTGGGATCAGTGATTTACGGATCAGTTTGAATCTTCCAATAACATTTCGGAAGCAACTCTGCTGTGAAAGCTGGAATGTTTGTTGGGAAAAAGTGTGGCAATGTTTGGACCTTCAGATTATGGAGTAGAAATCCTGATGGCAAGTGTTGAGCATATTGAGAAATAAGACATTTCATGTGAATATCTGACATATGTACAGTATAATAACTTATAATAAGTTATATGCATATAAAAATCAATACTTGATTAAAATCATGTGTATTATTTACTACATTGATAAACTTCATTTACAACTTCAAATCAAACAATTATAACAACCATCTGAATTTATACAGTGCCGTGAATGTACTTAAATTCTCCAAGACATTTTACAAGAGCAATACAAAGAGAATTCATGCATAGACCACCCGCTGGAGAAGGGGACCTGAAAGAGTCTCCATTAACCAAATGGCCCCCTCCCATGCAATAGCAACTCCATGAGTTTCAGTGAGTCATTGTCAATTGTTTTGCTAGAAATACAGTGGACAGGGTCCTCACTAGACATTTGAATGTCTTAAATAATATTTACAGTGATATAGGATTACCTGTGTAACTCTTACTATCACAAAAAATGTACAACATTGACTGAACCTTAAATGCAAATAGCAGTATAAACGATAAAATGAAGCTCTGCAGAATCGGAAATCGGAGTGGAAAGCAGGAGATGCTTTACTTGCAGCATTATACAGGGAAACACAGAATTAATGCTTCGGGTCAGCGACTGCTTCAAAAGCAGTGACTGGAAGCTGGAAGCAAGCTCACTGCTTGTTCCAACACCTTGTAAAACTCAGAGCATTGCTTATTGACCCCTTAAATTTCTTGGATGAAAAGAAGTATAAAAAGGGGTCCAGGCAGCAGTTGGTGCTTGACAGTGCTAAACACCTGTAATAAGCCAGTTCCACCACATTCAGAACTTGGCACTGCTCATAATGAAAGAATTTAAGTGTAATGCCAACCGTTCGAGACACGTGCACTGGTAGGAAGCAGATTATAAAAATTGCCAGGGACATCACTATCATTTGTATGGACTTTATCTTCATATTCTGGCTCTTAAGCTGGTTGGCTTTCAGTTTTATAATGAAGCTAGCAAGCAAAGTGTAGCAAATGACCGAGGCAACAAATGGGATGATATAGCCAGTGAACAGAATAGCCGTGTTCCATACAAAGTACAGTGTCATCAGCTCATCCTGGTGAAAGCTCAAGCACTGTGTGGAATTGCTGACCTGGGTGGTTCTCAGCACAAAGAAGAATGGAAATCCTTGGACGAGCAGAATgatccacacacccacacatgTCAGCTTCATGAATTTGGCTTCCTTAAAGACGGTTTTCTTGGTGCAGTGCACAACAACAATGTAACGGTGAATGCTGATAAGAGCCAGGAAGTAGATGCTCCCATACATGTTGGTGCTCAGTAAGAAGACCTTCAGCTGACAAAGGAACTCTCCAAAGGGCCAGTGCAACAGTGAGAAGTTTGCGATTATAAATGGGGCGGCAGGCGTTATAACAACATCAGCTAATGCCAAGTTGAACTGCAGAATCATTCCAGGACTCCATTTCTTAATACAAAACCAGAAGATCCACAGGCTGACACTGTTCAAGATGAAACCTGCTGAAAAGATCAAGCTTAGGAAAATTGGGATGGAAGTGCCCAGATTCTCTGGCTTACAGTCGGGACTCCCCATGGAATTGGTGCTGTTCACTGCCTGGTAGGTAAGGGCGAAGGATGAGTCGTCCATCCTTGGGCCGTGAACCTGGGAGGAAAACTGAAAGGTGAAGTACACAATATATCAACACAAACAGGTAGAACTGTTGCAGGATCCTCGGTTGAGAGGTGGGAATAGGTGGGATCTTCAGCAGCAGGGAGGCAAGTGAGAGGCAGTGACACAGAAGTCAGTAAGAGCAAGTTGAAAAGATGAGGCAGGCAGGGAGCGAGGGAAATCTACTGGATTAAATTTCAATGCAGGAGCTTAACAGGCAAGGGGGATGAACTCAGGGATGGATAGCTCCATGAGACTGGGATTgaatgggtgagggaggggtaggGCTAGCAGCTAGCAACTATGTGGGATGTGGGATAGAGGTGGAGGAAAGGGAAGTGGGGAGGAAGTTGCATTTCTAATTAAAGAAAACATCATGGCAACAGCCTGAGATAAAGTTACTGATAGATCTTTCAGTGGTGGTGTTGAGAAATAAGAAGGAAGGGGCAATCACCTTGTTGGGATTGTACTTTGCAGGACCCCAAAGAGTCAATGGGAATGGGAGTAACAAATATGCAGGAGGATTGCAGAAAGATGCAAGGGTTGTCATAGAAAGGGATTTTAGCTTTCCTAACATAGACTAGGACAGCCTTACTGTTAAGGGCTTTGTTGGGGCGGAATATTTTAAATGCATTCGGAAACATTTCCTCcggcaatatatagaaggccttaCCAGAGATGGACAAAGTTTGACCTATCTTTGGGTAATGGGGTGGAGCAGGTGACTGAGTTGTCAGTTGGGTCCTTGGAGCCAGTAACCATCATTCTATTAATCTTAAAATAATAATGGAAACAGACAGACAGGTCCATGAGTTTAAGGTCTATGTGAGGACAAGGTGAACTTTGATGGTATGAGACAGGAGTTTGCAAAGGTTGATTGGAGGAGGTTGTTTTATTTGGagttacagtgtggaacaggcccttctggctcagggagctgtactgcccagcaacccgCCGATTTAACCCAAGCCGTATCACagacaatttactatgaccaattaacctactaactggttcgcctttggactgtggagggaaaccagagcacccagagggaacccaAGTGCTCGTGGAAAGGATGTATacacttcttacagaggacactgaaaCTGAACACCGAACCCTGATGCCCAgagttgtaatagcattgtgACTGTAGTGCCCCGTTATGTAAAGGAAAAGGGACCACAGGCAGGAGGGAGGCTTCTGAAGGTGAGATAGTGAGAGCTGAAGATCTACAGGGTTCCTGTTCGAGGCTGATAGGAATAGGCAACCCTAGATGACAAGGAATATCCATACCCTGGACGGAAAAACAAAGGTGCAGGGGTCATTTACAGGGAACTGGAATGAAGTGAATCTCCAGAGGAATATAGGGGATGCAGGGATGTACTCATGAAAGAAATCAAAAGAGCAAaaaaggatcagaatcaggtctaatattactgacatacattgtgaaattcattgttctgcagcaacagtacagtggaatatataatgataataataaactgtaaatatacatatatattaagtagtgtaaaaaaaGAGGAAAACATAGCGAGGTATCTTTcgtgggctcattgtccattcagaaacctgatggcaaaggggaagaagctgctcccgaaactttaagtgtgtgtcttcagactcctgtacctcctccttggaggtagcaatgagaggagggcatgtccagggtgaaGAGAGtgcttaatgacggatgctgcctttttgagacattgacGTTTGAAGGAGTCGTCATTGCagtggaggttagtgcccatcatggaactagctgagtttacaactttccgcAGTTTTTCCCAGTCCTGCAGGTAGGGAGAAGTTGGCACGCTAAGACCTTTTTCCTAAGAGTGCAGGAGTCGAGAGATgtataaaggtatataaaatcatgaagggcgtagacagggtgaatgcattcagtttttttccagggctggggaatcaagaactgaatGATGTAagcttaagatgagaggggaaagatttaataggagcccgaggagtggttgaggcaggtacactaacaatacttaaaagacatttggacaggtacatggatggaaaagGTTTAGGAGGTCATGGatcaaatgcagacaaatgggactagtttggatGGGAAGCTTGGTGGACATGGTCCAGTTGGGCTGTATGTCTCTATGACAAATTAATTGCCACACCATTGTACAATAGTGACTGTGCATTACTGTACATGATGGAGTGTTTCAGGGGCAAACCTGTTGAAGTCAGCTTCATTGACTGTCCCCTGAATCTCCTTGAAACCAATGTAGAAACAGTGCACATTGCGTGCCCTATTCACAGGCCAGTGAGGATTCAAGGGTACAGGTCAGGGTGAATTtaagaacagagtcatagagtgatatggcatgtaaacaggccctttggcctaatcagtccatgtcaacCAAGAAGTCCATCTATGATAGCGCTAAATATCCAGAATCCAGTTTCTTTTAATTTAATGAAACCTGCTGCCAATCCAATTATTCTCTCCCAACAATTCACCGGAGGCTGGGTGTGAACCTCAGGGGTCCGACATTTTACACATTAGGCCATTTGTCACTTTCGTGGGGCTTAGACTTTGGCAAACCAAGAAGATGGTCACCATTTCTCACTGAAGGGTGGGTGGTGGAATGGgggagcagcttcaagctcccaGGAATCAATATcttagaggatctgtcctgggcccaacacattgatgtagttatgaagaaggcacgctagtggctatactttaggagtttgagatttggtatgtcaccaaagacttacaAGTTTCATTCGAGTCCCTGAAATTCTGAGAGCATGCTGACTGGTTGTGGAGGCTCCAGTGTACAGGATCGAGAGAGAGTGCAGGCGGTTGTatattcagccagctccatcccaAGCACAAACTTCCCCGCCATTGAGTACACCATTAAGAGGCAgcacttcaaaaaggcaacacccATCATTAAAGAGCCTCACTgtacaggacatgctctcttctcattactatatCAGGgcagaggtacaagagcctgaagacacacactcaatgatttaggaatagcttcttcacctccaccatcagattaccgaacccatgaacaccacctcaaggttgtcttttgcactatttgtttaagtaacttacagtaatttttatgtcttgtactgtactgctgccacaaaacaaaaagaaatcatGACAAACTGTAGCTGatctgtatccctccattccctggatACTCATGCCTTATTTAACAGCCTGTTAAACACCACttccatatctgcctccaccacatttCCCAGCAGACCATTCCAGGCCCCAACAttcttgtgtaaaaaaaacttccccCCCACCACACCTTTAATGCTCAAACCCCTacccataattttataaacattgACCTTCctactcataattttataaactaatggagaaactgtcgctgcttggccttagcactgccatgtgtcgctggattctggatttcttgacagagagaccacagtcagtctgtgttggcaggaacatctctgactccatcacactgagcgctggatccccacaaggctgtgtgcttagcccattgctgtttacactgcaaacacatgactgtgcagccagattcaaggagaacctgatcattaaatttgcagacgataccacagtggtggggctcatcagcaaaaatgatgaaactatgtacagggaggaggtcagaCACCtaaagagctggtgcagggataacaacttgatgcttaatgtcaccaaaaccaaggagatgatcgtcgatttcaaatggtctcagcctgagcacacacccctcagcatcagcagctccacagtggagagagtggaaaatatcaagttccttggggtgcagatcttggacaatctcacctggtccaggaacaccactgggattgtgaaacgggcccagcagagattgcactttctgaggaagcttaaacaagcatcactccccttaactacatcttaactacattctacagaggcgtggttgaaagtgcgctgaccttttgcatcataacctggtactccagctgcagtgctgtcaacaaaaaagccttgcagagggtggttaggggagcagagaaggttattggggtctccctaccttctgtccaagacctctttcagagtcgatgcctccagaagacacggtacatcattaaagacccctcacaccctctccatgaactgtttgttctgctGCCATCagacaaacgttacaggagcatcaaaactaaaaccacaaggctactaaacagcttcctcccacaggcagtcagactgctaaatagctgctccacctgactctgctttggacacttttaacttgcactggacacttataacttgactttaactgacatgtggctgttgtgttttactatttattgttaggtttattatttagtgttgtgtttgttatgttatgattgcactgcccctgagaaacgctgtctcattctgccctgcagtgctgatgtatggttagaatgacaataaagttttttgaatcttgaatctttgaaacttctatcagatctcccctcagcctccaatgctcTAGGAAAAACAACCCAACATTGTCCaatctctcatccaggcagcatcatagaagacctcttctggaccctttacaaagcttccacatccttcttggcATGGGATGACAAAAATCACACATAGCTCTCTAAATATGACCTAACCAAAGTGTTGTATAGCTGCAAGGTAATTTCCTGACTCTTTGATACTCAGTAATCCAaccaatgaaagcaagcatgccgTATGTTCTCTTAATTGCTCTTTCcacttgtgcagccactttcagtaaGCTATAGATGCGGACCCCCAAACCCTCCtgtattatttattgtttatttagagatacaacaaggtaacaggctcttctggcccaacaagcatGTATcactcaattacacccatgtgaccaattaaccccacAACCTGTACGTATCTCTTTAAGGGAGAATTGCCTGAATTGAAAGTGAAAGAAGTATCTAGGCTTTATATAAGTATCACGATTAAATTGTTACGGACAGTTTCAACCAAAGTTTTCACTAAAAATAATCAAAAAGCAGAGGGCAACAGGTTTAAGgaattttaaaggagatttgagaggtaagtttctttttttgcacagagtATGTTTGATACCTAGAACTCAGTGCtagaggagatggtggaatcagatacaatcaaaACATTAAAAGACATTTAGTTGGGCACTTAACGAAGCAAGGCATGGACGGACACTATCCTAAGGTGGGCAACTGGAATTAGTGTAGATGGacaaagacctttcatcagacccACAATTAGTTGATTAGCTTATCGCAAAATTATTAAAAGATGCAGTTTGCTGCATAATTCCCTAACGGACACAATCATTCCATTTCTTCAGCTGCTTCTCTCAACATTATATTCAATGTCTCTCTTTCATGCACCTTCTCTGTTCTTATTTCTTTCAGGTTCACATCTTCCGCACAGTGTCTCT encodes:
- the LOC140186192 gene encoding P2Y purinoceptor 4-like gives rise to the protein MDDSSFALTYQAVNSTNSMGSPDCKPENLGTSIPIFLSLIFSAGFILNSVSLWIFWFCIKKWSPGMILQFNLALADVVITPAAPFIIANFSLLHWPFGEFLCQLKVFLLSTNMYGSIYFLALISIHRYIVVVHCTKKTVFKEAKFMKLTCVGVWIILLVQGFPFFFVLRTTQVSNSTQCLSFHQDELMTLYFVWNTAILFTGYIIPFVASVICYTLLASFIIKLKANQLKSQNMKIKSIQMIVMSLAIFIICFLPVHVSRTVGITLKFFHYEQCQVLNVVELAYYRCLALSSTNCCLDPFLYFFSSKKFKGSISNALSFTRCWNKQ